A genomic region of Desulfomonilaceae bacterium contains the following coding sequences:
- a CDS encoding HAMP domain-containing sensor histidine kinase, whose amino-acid sequence MKKAGFKIRRKIILAFLFCFLSVLLFAIFSFQSHREIGKRLKLVEVADDLVNNLLEVRRFEKNFFLYKHPASLNEALAHVDKVEALYLRHESAILNLSKDDKEPVFYQTLVCYKETLSELQSIISNENNKIDQLDFSVTEESLRLIAQSLLDVSGNWAKEERDRIESLFRQALYLFIASMVFFVVIGILVAFYIAVLFTTPLVQMQQAMEKIAEGDFTPIPEDQCQSEEFTPLFKAFNRMISELEERQEQLVQARKISAIGTFTSGIAHELNNPVNNIVLTAEALKEDLGSIDEQEALGMIQDIIIQSERASEIIKNLLDFSRSEKPEMITTSISSVIMDTLKLVKNQLLLSGVEEKVDAPADLPSVRGDYKSLQQVFLNLFINSIQAMPNGGVLSVKGESLENGKFVRISVTDSGEGIDSEDIHHIFDPFFTTKEVGKGTGLGLSVTYGILQKHGGTIEAHSHKGAGATFVVTLPTESK is encoded by the coding sequence ATGAAAAAGGCCGGTTTCAAGATACGTCGAAAGATCATCCTAGCCTTTCTTTTCTGCTTTCTATCAGTATTGTTGTTTGCAATTTTCAGTTTTCAGTCACATAGGGAAATCGGAAAAAGGCTCAAACTAGTTGAAGTTGCCGATGACCTGGTAAATAACCTTCTGGAAGTTCGACGTTTCGAAAAAAATTTCTTTCTTTACAAACATCCGGCAAGCCTGAACGAAGCCCTGGCTCATGTAGACAAAGTTGAAGCCCTCTATCTAAGACATGAATCTGCGATCCTGAATCTGTCCAAAGATGACAAAGAACCCGTATTTTATCAAACCCTCGTCTGTTACAAAGAAACACTGTCAGAGTTACAGTCGATAATATCCAACGAAAATAACAAAATAGATCAGTTAGATTTTTCGGTGACTGAGGAGTCACTTAGGTTGATAGCGCAATCTCTACTGGATGTGAGTGGAAATTGGGCCAAGGAAGAAAGAGACAGGATTGAAAGCCTTTTCCGGCAGGCTCTCTATTTGTTTATAGCTTCAATGGTTTTTTTTGTGGTTATCGGAATTCTGGTCGCTTTCTACATAGCCGTTCTGTTTACCACACCTTTGGTACAGATGCAGCAAGCAATGGAAAAGATAGCGGAAGGGGATTTCACTCCAATTCCCGAAGATCAGTGTCAATCCGAAGAGTTTACTCCCCTATTTAAGGCCTTTAACAGGATGATCAGTGAACTGGAGGAACGGCAGGAACAGCTAGTACAGGCCAGAAAGATTTCCGCTATAGGGACGTTTACATCCGGAATTGCTCACGAGCTTAACAACCCTGTTAATAATATTGTTTTGACCGCTGAGGCCCTCAAGGAAGATTTGGGAAGTATTGACGAGCAAGAGGCTCTTGGAATGATACAGGACATAATTATCCAATCGGAGAGAGCCTCAGAGATCATAAAAAATCTTCTGGATTTTTCGAGATCAGAGAAGCCGGAAATGATCACAACTTCAATTTCTTCGGTAATCATGGATACTCTGAAATTGGTGAAGAACCAGTTACTCCTTTCAGGAGTGGAGGAAAAAGTGGATGCGCCGGCGGATCTCCCCAGCGTTCGCGGAGATTATAAGAGCCTGCAGCAGGTTTTTTTGAATCTTTTTATAAATTCTATCCAAGCGATGCCTAATGGTGGGGTCCTGAGCGTAAAAGGCGAATCTCTTGAAAATGGTAAATTTGTAAGGATATCAGTGACTGATTCAGGAGAGGGAATAGACTCAGAAGACATTCACCACATTTTTGATCCATTTTTCACGACTAAAGAGGTTGGAAAAGGCACAGGACTTGGGCTTTCCGTGACATATGGCATTTTACAGAAACATGGTGGGACTATTGAAGCGCATAGCCATAAAGGAGCGGGCGCCACGTTCGTTGTCACTCTTCCCACCGAAAGCAAGTAG